The Sulfolobus sp. A20 genomic interval GTAAAATATGGTTTTATCCATTGCGAGAGATTTGATCCTAGCTGCCTTTGTAGTAATGCTAGAGTAATGTCTTAAAATGCCTAGGATGGCTGTTTCATAGATTCCGAAATCTAAATAATTACCTTCAATTATCATTACTGGCTCTATTTCTTTAAATAAAGTTCCCTCAGGCATAGCGTAGACAGTAACTGGAATCCCTTCAAGAAGCTCAATAATCTCTTCCAATCCACTGAAGACTGCCCACTGATAGTCTTTTGGAAGTCCATAAGAGTGAAACTCCATTCTAACCTTAGCTTCTTTTATTCCTAGCTTTTCCAATGTTTTTACCGTTCTCTCAAAGTAAATATCAGTGATTTTACCTTCCTTAATTTGCTGAAAACTTGAAACATAAAATCCCATACGTGGCTCATATGTAATTAAAAAGAATAAATTTTAAACCTTATATTCTCAAACTTTTCTGAGTCTTAGAATGATAACAGCAGAAATGGTACCATATGATATTTTGATAAAAAGGCTTGCATCATATATCAAGGAAAACGTAAAGACTGTATCTCCTCCAGAATGGGCTATTTTCGCCAAAACTGCAAGTTTTAAGGAGAGAGTACCCGATAATCCAGAAGAATGGTGGTATGTTAGGGCTGCATCACTACTCAGAAAAGTATATGTTAATGGTAGTGTTGGAATTGAAAAGTCTAAAATAATCTATGGGGGGAGTAAGAGAAGAGGAACTAAACCAGAAAGATCTGTAAGAGCTCCTGGACACGCTAATAGGTTAATATTACAACAATTAGAAAAAGCAGGATTAGTGCAGAAAGTTAAGAATAAAGGAAGAGTATTAACTCCGAGAGGAAGAGCACTACTAGATAAAATAGCATACGAAATATTTAAAGAGTTGGCAGACAATAATCCTTCTTTGAAAGTATATCTAGAATAGAAGGTGAGATAAAATGTCTTCTCCAGATAATTATGACGATGAGGAACTCCAAGAGATATTGAGAAGAAGAGCAATGCAAGAGCAGAGAAGAATGGAGGAAGAGAGAAAAAGGAAAGCTGAGGTGGAAGCTCAGAAAGAGGCTTTACTTAGAGCTATTTTAACATCTGAAGCCAGATTAAGACTTAATAACGTAAAGCTGGTAAAGCCAGAATTAGCTGAATCATTAGAGAATCAACTAATAGCTTTAGCACAGTCTGGGAGAATAAAAGTTCCAATAACGGATGAGGAGCTAAAACAAATATTAGCACAAATTTCTGAGCAGAATAAACGTGACTTCAAGATACAGATAAAGGAGAGGGGATGGAAATGAGTAGAAACAAACCATTAGGCAAAAAGATAAGACTAGGTAAGGCAATGAAATCAAACGTACCCATTCCAATATGGGTAGTTTTAAAAACGGGAGGAAAAGTTAGATTTAACCCACTGAGAAGAAATTGGAGAAGAAATAAGTTAAAGGTGTAAATAAATGAAGGAGAAGGATAATTTTGAAATGGTAGTAAATCTAAGAAGAGTAAAGATGGGAAGAAGAAACATTAGAAGTAGGAGAGCTGTTAACACGATAAGAGAAATAGTCAGAAGACACTTTAATGCTGAAAGAGTTGTAGTAGACCCATTATTACCTAGGATTGTAACAAGGAATGGAAGTGATAAGGTTCAAGGCAAAGTTAGAATTGTTGTAACCAAGATAGGAGAAAAAATATATCTTGTTAGACCCGCTATTAAGAGTAAATGAATATAAAAAGAGTGTCAATTTTTGGGACAGACAATATAGGCGTTTATATTTTTACTAATAATAAATATACAATAGTTCCTAAAGGTGTTGAAAAAGAGGTAAAGGATGCCATATCTGAGATTTTAAATACTGAGATAATTGAGGCAGAAATTTCACGAAGCTTTATCATAGGTATCTATATTACAGGCAATGATAATGGAATACTTTTACCTAAAACTACTACATCTGACGAATTAAAAATTCTTAAAGAAAATTTAAAGGATTGTAGAGTAGAGGTCCTAAATTCTAGAGTCACAGCGCTAGGAAATACAATACTAACTAATAATAATGGAGCAGTTATTTATCCAGAATTTACAAATGCGGAAGAAAAAGTAATAAAGGAGACTTTAGGAGTAGATGAGATAAAGAAGACGA includes:
- a CDS encoding 30S ribosomal protein S19e, whose protein sequence is MITAEMVPYDILIKRLASYIKENVKTVSPPEWAIFAKTASFKERVPDNPEEWWYVRAASLLRKVYVNGSVGIEKSKIIYGGSKRRGTKPERSVRAPGHANRLILQQLEKAGLVQKVKNKGRVLTPRGRALLDKIAYEIFKELADNNPSLKVYLE
- a CDS encoding DNA-binding protein, which produces MSSPDNYDDEELQEILRRRAMQEQRRMEEERKRKAEVEAQKEALLRAILTSEARLRLNNVKLVKPELAESLENQLIALAQSGRIKVPITDEELKQILAQISEQNKRDFKIQIKERGWK
- a CDS encoding 50S ribosomal protein L39e codes for the protein MSRNKPLGKKIRLGKAMKSNVPIPIWVVLKTGGKVRFNPLRRNWRRNKLKV
- a CDS encoding 50S ribosomal protein L31e, which gives rise to MKEKDNFEMVVNLRRVKMGRRNIRSRRAVNTIREIVRRHFNAERVVVDPLLPRIVTRNGSDKVQGKVRIVVTKIGEKIYLVRPAIKSK
- a CDS encoding translation initiation factor IF-6, with the translated sequence MNIKRVSIFGTDNIGVYIFTNNKYTIVPKGVEKEVKDAISEILNTEIIEAEISRSFIIGIYITGNDNGILLPKTTTSDELKILKENLKDCRVEVLNSRVTALGNTILTNNNGAVIYPEFTNAEEKVIKETLGVDEIKKTRIAQMITVGSVGVVTNKGGLVHINASEEELKELEKLFKVKIDIGTVNFGSVFIRSGLIANDKGALVGSSTTGPEILRIQKALGE